A region of Triplophysa dalaica isolate WHDGS20190420 chromosome 18, ASM1584641v1, whole genome shotgun sequence DNA encodes the following proteins:
- the LOC130440425 gene encoding glycosyltransferase family 92 protein F13G3.3-like — protein MPIYNKQEALKALHSITTIKDSQHFMVSAFIDHRLDGTIRVISIINRQNLQPLYCVYCTFEHDCKTAETDVWIHSDHFGFPFHVSDVICKGKHLQDATRVLISTKASLDNETHEYLPIQNRVISETFKFDFTVCISNLFGDYNNVLQYAQAIEMYKLLGVQRVVIYNTSCGPDLENLLKHYEREGIVEIVPWPIDKFLNPSLGWNFKEHKGDIHYYGQLTTLNECIYRHMYQSKYVLLNDIDEIIVPYKFANLPSLMKNLQAEHPNVGVFLIENHIFPKTQFEDSGRFKRPEWRNISGINIMEHIYREPDRKNVFNPTKMIVNPRMVEQTSVHSSLKNFGETYHVPFDVCRIVHVRVPLQGHLTKEQLAVDKKVWDFEQELVPNVDKALEGSGLLRPYS, from the coding sequence ATGccaatttataataaacaagaaGCCTTGAAGGCTTTACATTCAATAACAACCATCAAAGACTCACAGCACTTCATGGTGTCTGCATTTATTGACCACAGATTGGATGGGACCATTCGAGTCATCAGTATAATCAACAGACAGAATCTTCAGCCACTTTACTGTGTTTACTGCACTTTTGAACATGACTGTAAAACAGCTGAGACCGACGTCTGGATACATAGTGACCATTTTGGCTTCCCGTTTCATGTCTCAGATGTGATTTGTAAAGGTAAACACTTGCAAGATGCAACTCGTGTCCTCATCTCAACTAAAGCTTCCCTGGACAATGAAACCCACGAGTATCTGCCAATACAAAATCGTGTAATAAGTGAGACTTTTAAGTTTGACTTCACAGTTTGCATCTCCAACCTTTTTGGTGACTACAACAATGTGCTGCAATATGCACAAGCTATAGAAATGTACAAGCTTCTGGGGGTTCAACGAGTGGTCATCTATAACACTAGTTGTGGACCAGACCTGGAAAACCTCTTAAAGCATTATGAAAGAGAGGGAATAGTGGAGATTGTTCCATGGCCAATTGACAAGTTTCTCAACCCGTCCCTAGGTTGGAACTTTAAGGAACACAAGGGTGACATTCATTATTATGGACAGTTGACAACACTCAATGAGTGCATTTACAGGCACATGTATCAATCCAAGTATGTTCTCCTGAATGACATCGATGAGATTATCGTACCTTACAAATTTGCCAATTTACCATCTCTTATGAAGAACCTCCAAGCTGAGCATCCCAATGTGGGTGTGTTCCTCATTGAGAACCACATATTCCCCAAAACGCAGTTTGAGGACAGTGGGCGCTTCAAGCGACCAGAATGGCGTAATATTTCTGGGATTAATATCATGGAGCACATTTATAGAGAACCTGACCGAAAGAATGTTTTCAATCCTACAAAGATGATTGTTAACCCAAGGATGGTGGAACAAACATCGGTACATTCCTCCTTGAAAAACTTTGGAGAGACATACCACGTTCCATTTGATGTCTGTAGGATTGTACACGTTCGAGTCCCACTGCAGGGGCATCTGACCAAAGAACAGCTGGCTGTGGACAAAAAAGTGTGGGACTTTGAGCAAGAATTGGTGCCAAATGTTGACAAGGCATTGGAGGGTTCTGGTTTGTTAAGACCTTACAGCTGA